The Streptomyces sp. NBC_01775 genome includes a region encoding these proteins:
- a CDS encoding ABC transporter permease, which yields MTDRTPGHAPRAAGPTPRAARMGPADVLRVGGSGLRSRPMRVFLSALGIAIGIAAMVGVVGISTSSTEDLNRRLAALGTNLLTVTPGQSFSGEDAHLPKSAVDMIGNLPDVESVSAVGKTDAKVFRNDRIPEEETGGLSVVAARTDLPEAVGGEVAAGRWLNAANSRYPAVVLGPRAAQQLGIHELKSGTQVWLGGRWFSVVGIMAPNELAPDLDAGALVGWGVAGEYLGFDGYPTTVHTRAKETAVSEVQEILGPTANPERPNEVTVSRPSDALAAKQATDDALSGLLLGLGAVALLVGGVGVANTMVISVLERRSEIGLRRALGATRGQIRTQFVCESQLLSSLGGLGGVLIGICVTAGYAAYQGWPAVVPAWAMAGGVGATLLIGGLAGFYPAVRAARLPPTEALAAT from the coding sequence ATGACCGACCGCACGCCGGGCCACGCGCCGCGCGCCGCCGGGCCCACCCCTCGTGCCGCCAGGATGGGCCCGGCCGATGTGCTGCGGGTGGGCGGCTCCGGGCTGCGCTCCCGGCCGATGCGGGTGTTCCTCTCGGCGCTGGGCATCGCCATCGGCATCGCCGCGATGGTGGGCGTGGTGGGCATCTCCACCTCCAGCACCGAGGACCTCAACCGGCGGCTGGCCGCGCTGGGCACAAACCTGCTCACCGTCACACCCGGCCAGTCCTTTTCCGGGGAGGACGCCCATCTGCCCAAGAGCGCGGTGGACATGATCGGCAACCTGCCGGACGTCGAGTCGGTCTCGGCGGTGGGCAAGACGGACGCCAAGGTCTTCCGCAACGACCGGATACCCGAGGAGGAGACCGGCGGCCTGTCCGTGGTCGCCGCGCGCACCGACCTGCCCGAGGCGGTCGGCGGCGAGGTCGCGGCGGGACGCTGGCTGAACGCGGCCAACTCCCGCTACCCAGCCGTGGTGCTGGGCCCCAGGGCCGCCCAGCAGCTGGGCATCCACGAACTGAAGTCCGGCACGCAGGTGTGGCTCGGCGGGCGCTGGTTCAGCGTCGTGGGAATCATGGCGCCCAACGAGCTGGCTCCCGACCTGGACGCCGGCGCCCTGGTGGGCTGGGGCGTCGCGGGCGAGTACCTCGGCTTCGACGGCTACCCCACCACCGTGCACACCCGCGCCAAGGAGACGGCCGTCAGCGAGGTCCAGGAGATCCTGGGCCCGACGGCCAACCCCGAGCGCCCCAACGAGGTGACCGTCTCCCGGCCCTCGGACGCGCTCGCCGCCAAGCAGGCCACCGACGACGCCCTCAGCGGACTCCTGCTGGGACTGGGCGCCGTCGCCCTGCTGGTCGGCGGTGTGGGGGTCGCCAACACCATGGTGATCTCGGTGCTGGAGCGGCGCTCGGAGATCGGGCTGCGGCGCGCGCTGGGCGCCACCCGGGGACAGATCCGCACCCAGTTCGTGTGCGAGTCCCAACTGCTCTCCTCGCTGGGCGGGTTGGGCGGGGTACTGATCGGCATCTGCGTCACCGCGGGCTATGCCGCCTACCAGGGCTGGCCGGCCGTCGTGCCGGCCTGGGCCATGGCGGGCGGTGTGGGTGCCACGCTGCTCATCGGGGGGCTGGCGGGCTTCTATCCCGCCGTCAGAGCGGCGCGGCTGCCTCCTACGGAGGCACTGGCCGCCACGTGA
- a CDS encoding ABC transporter ATP-binding protein, whose translation MVELTGVSQRYGDVTALSDADLTIARGELIAIVGPSGSGKSTLLNIMGTLSRPSGGTVRVDGHDVAKLSDRELSALRAGTVGFVFQQFHLSPGVSALDSVADGLLYSGRPRADRRRAAEVALRRVGLGHRLFHEPHQLSGGEKQRVAIARAVAGGPSPASGQAGPRLLLADEPTGALDSRSGAAVLELLHELHRAGTTVAVITHDRDIAASLPREVRLWDGRIEYDSAAPTTSGSGR comes from the coding sequence GTGGTCGAGCTGACCGGCGTCTCCCAGCGGTACGGGGACGTCACGGCACTCAGCGACGCCGACCTCACCATCGCGCGCGGCGAACTGATCGCCATCGTCGGCCCTTCGGGCTCCGGCAAGTCCACGCTGCTCAACATCATGGGTACCCTCAGCCGCCCCTCGGGCGGGACGGTGCGCGTCGACGGGCACGACGTGGCGAAGCTCTCCGACCGTGAGCTCTCGGCGCTGCGGGCCGGCACGGTCGGCTTCGTCTTCCAGCAGTTCCACCTCTCCCCCGGCGTCTCAGCGCTGGACAGCGTCGCCGACGGGCTGCTCTACAGCGGCCGGCCGCGCGCCGACCGGAGGCGCGCCGCCGAAGTGGCCCTGCGCCGGGTCGGCCTGGGCCACCGGCTCTTCCACGAGCCCCACCAGCTGTCCGGCGGCGAGAAGCAGCGGGTGGCCATCGCCCGCGCCGTGGCCGGCGGCCCGTCCCCGGCCTCCGGGCAGGCGGGCCCCCGGCTGCTGCTGGCCGACGAGCCCACCGGCGCGCTCGACTCGCGCTCGGGTGCCGCCGTCCTCGAACTGCTGCATGAGCTGCACCGCGCGGGCACGACGGTGGCCGTCATCACGCACGACCGGGACATCGCGGCCTCCCTGCCGCGCGAAGTACGGCTGTGGGACGGGCGCATCGAGTACGACTCGGCCGCCCCCACCACGTCAGGGAGCGGGCGATGA
- a CDS encoding peptidoglycan-binding protein → MTLHEESASGGRSPRPGAHDTRDAHDAHDAHDAHDNGVVTDQAHGPGGPAGTGDGTVRTDTDRDGPVHTDEDQAGGEDIARPVETRRRRPLRASLLALAAVTAVGAAGVAATGAFGGEGDTAKTPRTTGPKATAKVERTTLTRTETVDGTLGFGTPTTVQQAGTGSGSESGSGSGSEAGSSESGGRQGAGQSSRNGGSGTQDEDSGIVTWLPEEGDTLSRGDTVYSVDERKVPLLYGSKPLYRTLRGGTEGDDVKTLEANLAKLGYTGFTADDEFTSGTAEAVRDWQDDMNRTETGEVEPGDAVVAPGARRVAEQKTSPGALAGGEALTWTGTGRIVTVDLEAGLEDLVKKGTKASIGLPDGGSAEAEVTDIGTPTSTDASGSSGSGSEGGESEGGAEEATLPVELKVGSQRKLGRYQAASVDVRLKAESREDVLAVPVNALLAQQGGGYAVEVTGADGTTRRKPVTLGMFADGKVEVSGKGIKEGLDVGVPR, encoded by the coding sequence GTGACGCTCCACGAGGAGTCCGCCTCCGGCGGCCGGAGCCCGCGCCCCGGCGCCCACGACACCCGCGACGCCCACGACGCCCACGACGCCCACGACGCCCACGACAACGGCGTAGTGACCGACCAGGCGCACGGGCCCGGTGGACCGGCCGGTACCGGCGACGGGACGGTACGCACGGACACTGACAGAGACGGGCCGGTACACACCGACGAGGACCAAGCGGGCGGCGAGGACATCGCGCGGCCCGTGGAGACCCGGCGCCGCCGCCCGCTGCGCGCCTCGCTGCTCGCGCTCGCCGCCGTCACGGCGGTGGGCGCCGCGGGGGTGGCGGCCACCGGCGCCTTCGGCGGAGAGGGCGATACCGCCAAGACGCCCCGCACCACCGGCCCGAAGGCGACAGCGAAGGTGGAGCGCACCACGCTCACCCGTACCGAGACCGTGGACGGCACGCTCGGCTTCGGCACTCCGACGACCGTCCAGCAGGCGGGCACCGGCTCCGGCTCGGAATCGGGCTCCGGCTCGGGGTCCGAGGCCGGGTCCTCGGAAAGCGGGGGCCGGCAGGGCGCCGGCCAGTCCTCCCGGAACGGCGGCAGCGGCACACAGGACGAGGACAGCGGCATCGTCACCTGGCTGCCCGAGGAGGGCGACACCCTCTCCCGGGGAGACACGGTCTACAGCGTCGACGAGCGGAAGGTCCCGTTGCTCTACGGCTCCAAGCCGCTCTACCGCACGCTGCGCGGCGGCACCGAGGGCGACGACGTCAAGACGCTGGAGGCGAACCTCGCCAAGCTCGGCTACACGGGCTTCACCGCCGACGACGAGTTCACCAGCGGCACGGCCGAGGCCGTACGCGACTGGCAGGACGACATGAACCGCACGGAGACCGGCGAGGTCGAGCCCGGGGACGCCGTGGTGGCCCCGGGGGCCCGCCGGGTCGCCGAGCAGAAGACCTCGCCCGGCGCGCTGGCCGGCGGCGAGGCGCTGACCTGGACCGGTACCGGCCGGATCGTCACCGTCGATCTGGAGGCCGGTCTTGAGGATCTCGTCAAGAAGGGCACCAAGGCGTCGATCGGGCTGCCGGACGGCGGCAGCGCAGAGGCCGAGGTGACCGACATCGGCACCCCCACGAGCACGGACGCCTCCGGCTCCTCGGGCAGCGGTTCCGAGGGGGGCGAGAGCGAGGGCGGTGCCGAGGAGGCGACACTGCCGGTCGAGCTGAAGGTCGGCTCCCAGCGCAAGCTCGGCCGCTACCAGGCGGCTTCGGTCGATGTGCGGCTCAAGGCCGAGTCCCGCGAGGACGTGCTCGCGGTGCCCGTCAACGCCCTGCTGGCCCAGCAGGGCGGCGGCTACGCGGTGGAGGTCACCGGCGCCGACGGGACCACCCGCCGCAAGCCGGTGACGCTGGGCATGTTCGCCGACGGAAAGGTGGAGGTGTCCGGCAAGGGCATCAAGGAGGGGCTGGACGTGGGGGTGCCCCGGTGA
- a CDS encoding response regulator transcription factor: protein MRVLIVEDHRELAETVATGLRRDGMAVDLAFDGEQAMEEATVHDYDVIVLDRDLPRLHGDEVCRALSREGSRSRLLMLTAASTIEDRVDGLGLGADDYLAKPFAFAELIARVRALARRSQPAVPPVLTHGDLTLVPAERQARRAGRRLDLSPKELAVLELLLSARGAVVSAEELLERAWDQSADPFTNTVKVTVSRLRRKLGEPPVIETVPHAGYRI, encoded by the coding sequence ATGCGAGTGCTGATCGTGGAAGATCACCGGGAGCTGGCCGAGACCGTGGCCACGGGGCTGCGCCGCGACGGGATGGCCGTCGATCTCGCCTTCGACGGGGAACAGGCCATGGAAGAGGCGACGGTGCACGACTACGACGTCATCGTGCTCGACCGCGACCTGCCCCGGCTGCACGGCGACGAGGTGTGCCGTGCCCTCAGCCGCGAAGGGAGCCGCTCCCGATTGCTGATGCTCACGGCGGCCTCCACCATCGAGGACCGGGTGGACGGCCTCGGCCTCGGCGCGGACGACTACCTCGCCAAGCCGTTCGCCTTCGCCGAACTCATCGCGCGCGTCAGAGCGCTGGCCCGGCGCTCCCAGCCCGCCGTCCCGCCCGTGCTCACCCATGGCGACCTCACCCTGGTCCCCGCCGAGCGGCAGGCCCGCAGAGCCGGGCGCCGCCTCGACCTGTCGCCGAAGGAACTGGCGGTCCTGGAACTGCTGTTGTCCGCGCGCGGAGCCGTCGTCTCCGCCGAGGAACTGCTGGAGCGCGCCTGGGACCAGTCGGCCGACCCGTTCACCAACACCGTGAAGGTCACCGTCAGCCGGCTGCGGCGCAAGCTGGGCGAGCCGCCCGTGATCGAGACGGTGCCGCATGCCGGCTACCGCATCTGA
- a CDS encoding sensor histidine kinase: MPATASEPARPRGRIRWSARLRLTLMYGALFLVSGIALLGSTYLLVASSPANKNTRITAWRAEDPLHDGRDRTQTQIAHVVSERRSAELRTLLTESGVALAGMTGVSVALGWFMAGRVLRPVRTMADKARRISERNLHERLAVTGPADELKELGDTFDGLLSRLDAAFEAQKRFVANASHELRTPLTLQRATIEVALAEPDAEAAALREVCTRVLAAGESQERLIEALLTLASSQRGLDPKRSGPVDLAAVTRLVLRDREEPRAGVALAPAPTHGDAALVERLATNLVENTQRYTPEDGWIHVSTGTSAGRPYLHVANSGEAIPQDRIPVLYQPFQRLGRRGAGEGHGLGLSIVAAVAAAHGAVITTVPGPEGGLAVTVAFPPSPPSPSGATAGSERRQVVGERPGAGERPGERVVSAGK; the protein is encoded by the coding sequence ATGCCGGCTACCGCATCTGAGCCCGCCCGGCCGCGAGGCCGTATTCGCTGGTCGGCCCGGCTGCGGCTGACGCTGATGTACGGCGCGCTCTTCCTCGTCTCGGGCATCGCCCTGCTCGGCTCCACCTACCTGCTGGTGGCCAGCAGCCCCGCCAACAAGAACACCAGGATCACCGCCTGGCGTGCGGAGGATCCCCTGCATGACGGCCGGGACCGTACGCAGACGCAGATCGCGCACGTGGTCAGCGAGCGCCGCTCCGCCGAACTGCGCACCCTGCTCACCGAGTCGGGCGTCGCGCTGGCCGGTATGACCGGCGTGTCGGTCGCGCTGGGCTGGTTCATGGCGGGCCGGGTGCTGCGCCCCGTGCGCACCATGGCCGACAAGGCGCGCCGGATCTCCGAGCGCAACCTCCACGAACGGCTCGCGGTCACCGGGCCCGCCGACGAACTCAAGGAGCTGGGCGACACCTTCGACGGGCTGCTGTCCCGGCTGGACGCCGCGTTCGAGGCGCAGAAGCGCTTTGTCGCCAACGCCTCCCACGAGCTGCGCACCCCCCTCACCCTCCAGCGCGCCACCATCGAGGTGGCCCTAGCCGAGCCGGACGCCGAAGCGGCGGCGCTGCGGGAGGTCTGCACCCGGGTGCTGGCGGCGGGAGAGAGCCAAGAGCGGCTGATCGAGGCGCTGTTGACGCTGGCCAGCAGCCAGCGGGGTCTCGACCCGAAGCGCAGCGGCCCGGTGGATCTGGCGGCCGTCACCCGACTCGTGCTGCGCGACCGGGAGGAGCCCCGCGCCGGCGTCGCGCTGGCGCCGGCGCCCACCCACGGCGACGCGGCGCTCGTCGAGCGGCTGGCGACCAACCTGGTGGAGAACACCCAGCGCTACACCCCCGAGGACGGCTGGATCCACGTGTCGACCGGCACCAGCGCGGGCCGCCCCTATCTGCACGTGGCCAACAGCGGTGAGGCGATACCCCAGGACCGCATCCCCGTGCTCTACCAGCCTTTCCAACGGCTGGGTCGGCGTGGCGCGGGCGAGGGCCACGGGCTCGGCCTGTCCATAGTGGCGGCGGTCGCCGCAGCCCACGGCGCCGTCATCACCACCGTCCCCGGTCCCGAGGGCGGCCTGGCCGTCACCGTGGCCTTTCCGCCGTCTCCGCCCTCTCCATCCGGTGCGACCGCCGGATCGGAGCGGCGGCAAGTGGTGGGGGAGCGGCCGGGGGCGGGGGAGCGGCCGGGCGAGCGGGTCGTCAGCGCAGGGAAATGA
- a CDS encoding tetratricopeptide repeat protein, which produces MDERATADWEAHVADTWATIDEITDARGGSGFRAVIEELAAELPPGSAVADFERASSFDSTGHPDRAVPLYREALRIGLTGERRRRAVIQLASSLRNLGHPQESVALLRAELEAGSDPLDDAVRATLALALTDLGQAREGVSLLLLSLAPHLPRYQRSMANYARVLTAPPEPGPALAQEKDPQADRSLP; this is translated from the coding sequence ATGGACGAGCGGGCCACGGCCGACTGGGAAGCACACGTCGCCGACACGTGGGCGACAATCGACGAGATCACCGACGCGCGGGGCGGCAGCGGCTTCCGCGCCGTCATCGAGGAACTGGCCGCCGAACTGCCACCCGGCAGCGCCGTCGCCGACTTCGAGCGGGCCTCTTCGTTCGACTCGACGGGGCATCCGGACCGTGCCGTACCCCTCTACCGCGAGGCGCTGCGCATCGGGCTGACAGGCGAGCGCCGCCGCCGCGCGGTCATCCAGCTGGCCAGCTCGCTGCGTAACCTCGGCCATCCGCAGGAGAGTGTCGCCCTGCTGCGGGCGGAGCTGGAGGCCGGATCCGACCCGCTCGACGACGCCGTACGCGCCACCTTGGCCCTCGCCCTCACGGACCTGGGCCAGGCCCGTGAGGGAGTCTCGCTCCTTCTGCTGTCGCTGGCCCCCCATCTGCCGCGCTACCAGCGCTCGATGGCCAACTACGCCCGTGTGCTGACGGCTCCGCCGGAGCCCGGTCCCGCACTCGCGCAAGAGAAAGACCCGCAAGCAGACCGGAGTTTGCCGTAG
- a CDS encoding IS5 family transposase (programmed frameshift) — translation MVERLVPDELWELFQRVVPEVPARPQGGGRRRHGDREVLAAIVFVATSGCTWQQVPAASFGPSGATVHRRFTEWSKARVWAKLHRLVLDELGSRGDLDWSRCAVDSVNMRALKKGDLTGPNPVDRGKYGSKIHLITERTGLPLSIGISGANLHDSQALIPLVKGIPPICSRRGPRRRRPGKLHADKGYDYSHLRRWLRERGITHRIARKGIEPSQRLGRHRWTIERTMSWLAGCRRLHRRYERKAEHFLAFTSIACTLICYRRLAK, via the exons ATCGTTGAGCGGCTGGTGCCGGATGAGTTGTGGGAGTTGTTCCAGCGAGTGGTGCCGGAGGTACCGGCAAGGCCGCAGGGTGGTGGCCGTCGTCGGCACGGCGACCGGGAAGTGCTGGCCGCAATCGTGTTCGTGGCGACGTCCGGCTGTACCTGGCAGCAGGTGCCCGCAGCGTCTTTTGGGCCGTCCGGTGCCACGGTCCACCGCCGCTTCACTGAATGGTCGAAGGCCAGAGTGTGGGCGAAGCTCCACCGCCTGGTCCTCGACGAACTCGGCTCTCGCGGTGACCTGGACTGGTCCCGATGCGCGGTCGACTCGGTGAACATGCGCGCCCTGAAAA AGGGGGACCTGACAGGTCCGAATCCTGTCGACCGGGGTAAGTACGGCTCGAAGATCCACTTGATCACCGAGCGGACCGGTCTGCCCCTGTCGATCGGGATCTCAGGGGCGAACCTGCACGACAGCCAGGCACTGATCCCTCTGGTCAAGGGCATACCGCCGATCTGCTCCCGCCGCGGCCCCCGGCGCCGCCGACCGGGCAAGCTCCACGCGGACAAGGGCTACGACTACTCCCACCTGCGACGCTGGTTACGCGAGCGCGGCATCACCCACCGCATCGCGCGCAAGGGAATCGAGCCCTCACAGCGACTGGGCCGCCATCGCTGGACCATCGAGCGCACCATGTCCTGGTTGGCCGGCTGCCGACGCCTCCACCGTCGCTACGAGCGCAAAGCCGAACACTTCCTCGCCTTCACCAGCATCGCCTGCACCCTCATCTGCTACCGCAGACTGGCCAAATGA
- a CDS encoding IclR family transcriptional regulator, whose amino-acid sequence MESIDNAARILLMLVDKPSLRVADVSAELGVARSTAHRMLTTLQARDLLRQDAQTKGYGPGPALARLGIAVMGAVSLRDEARLLLEKLVEDTSETAHLLVLEGTETVFIEGVESQQVIRAGLRTGQRGQAHASAAGKALLAELSREELRRRYPGARLRGGTEHAVSTRRALEAELEKVRETGYATNMEESERDLCAVAAPVRNRQGVACGALSVSGPARRTDAKLALLSGAVIAAATELGTRLG is encoded by the coding sequence GTGGAATCGATCGACAACGCGGCGCGGATCCTGCTGATGCTGGTGGACAAGCCGTCGTTGCGAGTCGCAGACGTGTCCGCCGAGCTGGGGGTGGCCAGGTCGACCGCCCATCGGATGCTGACCACCCTGCAGGCCCGCGACCTGCTCCGCCAGGACGCCCAGACCAAGGGCTACGGACCTGGGCCCGCTCTGGCCAGGCTCGGTATCGCCGTGATGGGGGCAGTCTCCCTCCGCGACGAAGCGCGTCTCCTGCTGGAAAAGCTCGTCGAAGACACCTCCGAGACCGCGCATCTGCTCGTACTGGAAGGCACAGAGACCGTCTTCATCGAAGGTGTGGAGAGCCAGCAGGTGATCCGTGCCGGGCTGCGTACCGGGCAGCGAGGCCAGGCGCACGCGTCTGCCGCAGGGAAAGCTCTGCTCGCCGAGCTTTCCCGCGAAGAGTTGCGGCGCCGCTATCCGGGCGCGCGGCTGCGAGGCGGAACCGAGCACGCGGTAAGCACACGCCGGGCGCTCGAGGCCGAGCTCGAGAAGGTAAGGGAGACCGGCTATGCCACCAACATGGAGGAAAGCGAACGGGACCTCTGCGCGGTGGCCGCCCCGGTACGGAACCGGCAGGGCGTGGCCTGCGGTGCGCTGTCTGTATCCGGCCCGGCGAGGCGGACCGACGCCAAACTCGCCCTCCTCAGCGGCGCTGTCATCGCCGCCGCCACCGAACTCGGCACGCGGCTCGGTTAG
- a CDS encoding VOC family protein, whose translation MTPSTPSVAELGHVGLRCHDVGRQLAFYTGVLGLTVTDHDERLGIWFLSARPDTEHHELLLAEGRDAPVGSKLIQQVSFRCARFEDVLGFHRRFREHDVRLDMIVSHGNAVGVYFYDPEGNRCEVYWQTGLAARQPFVEHIDIETDPEELLDAIRASVERYGATGFTEESYRAWTREQAVAADGAADKEVRR comes from the coding sequence GTGACGCCCTCAACGCCGTCCGTCGCGGAACTCGGCCATGTGGGCCTGCGCTGTCACGACGTGGGTCGGCAGCTGGCGTTCTACACCGGCGTGCTCGGACTGACGGTCACCGACCATGACGAGCGGCTGGGCATCTGGTTCCTGTCCGCCCGGCCGGACACCGAACATCACGAACTGCTCCTGGCCGAGGGGCGGGACGCGCCGGTCGGCAGCAAACTCATCCAGCAGGTGTCGTTCCGGTGCGCGCGCTTCGAGGACGTCCTCGGCTTCCATCGGCGTTTCCGGGAGCACGACGTCCGGCTCGACATGATCGTCTCGCACGGCAATGCCGTCGGCGTCTACTTCTACGACCCGGAGGGCAACCGGTGCGAGGTCTACTGGCAGACCGGGCTCGCGGCACGTCAGCCCTTCGTCGAGCACATCGACATCGAGACCGATCCCGAGGAACTGCTGGACGCCATCCGGGCTTCGGTCGAGCGCTACGGCGCGACGGGTTTCACCGAGGAAAGTTATCGCGCCTGGACGCGCGAACAAGCGGTGGCAGCCGATGGCGCCGCAGACAAGGAGGTAAGGCGGTGA
- a CDS encoding fumarylacetoacetate hydrolase family protein: MKFVRYADGPSARVGVVDGDLVRVIDGPADLLPLIEAGEAELLAAGRTALRRGATVPLPDIVPLSPIATPPTVRDFYAFEQHVRAGRAWRGLEMEPDWYELPVFYFSNPYAVMGCGPVPMTPGAERFDFELEVAAVVGRGGRDLTVQDAEHTIAGYCVLNDWSGRDVQQREMKLSMGPVKGKDTATSLGPYFVTPDEIADFREGNGYRLEMTCTVNGAPYSRALWSDIHWSFGEMIAYASRGAEVRPGDVIGSGTCGTGCVLELSRTHDSATYPWLQPGDEVVAAIEGLGELRNTVTEAAPVIPLRTRGATAQEDGTRPRFTDEAAL; this comes from the coding sequence GTGAAGTTCGTTCGCTACGCGGACGGGCCGTCCGCACGCGTCGGCGTGGTGGACGGTGACCTGGTCCGGGTCATCGACGGTCCGGCAGACCTGCTGCCTCTCATCGAGGCCGGCGAGGCCGAGTTGCTCGCGGCCGGACGGACCGCGCTCCGACGCGGCGCGACCGTGCCGCTGCCGGACATCGTTCCTCTGTCGCCGATCGCGACGCCTCCGACCGTCCGCGACTTCTACGCCTTCGAACAGCATGTCCGGGCAGGGCGCGCCTGGCGGGGCCTCGAGATGGAACCGGACTGGTACGAGCTGCCCGTCTTCTACTTCTCCAACCCCTACGCCGTGATGGGCTGCGGCCCGGTGCCGATGACGCCGGGTGCGGAGCGTTTCGACTTCGAGCTGGAGGTCGCCGCGGTGGTGGGGCGCGGCGGCCGGGACCTGACCGTCCAGGACGCCGAACACACCATCGCCGGTTACTGCGTGCTCAACGACTGGAGCGGCCGGGACGTTCAGCAGCGGGAGATGAAGCTGTCGATGGGGCCGGTGAAAGGCAAGGACACCGCCACGAGCCTCGGCCCGTACTTCGTGACCCCGGACGAGATCGCCGACTTCCGCGAGGGCAACGGATACCGTCTCGAAATGACCTGCACGGTCAACGGCGCCCCCTACTCCCGCGCCCTGTGGTCTGACATCCACTGGTCGTTCGGCGAAATGATCGCCTACGCCTCCCGCGGCGCCGAAGTGAGGCCCGGCGATGTGATCGGCTCCGGCACCTGCGGCACCGGCTGCGTCCTGGAACTCTCCCGCACTCACGACTCGGCGACCTACCCCTGGTTGCAGCCGGGCGACGAGGTCGTCGCGGCGATCGAAGGTCTCGGCGAGTTGCGCAATACCGTCACCGAGGCGGCGCCGGTCATTCCGTTGCGAACCCGGGGCGCGACAGCGCAGGAGGACGGAACACGACCGCGCTTCACCGACGAAGCCGCGCTCTGA
- a CDS encoding alpha/beta hydrolase, with protein sequence MDTPVSVEDPAKLRAALLRAMPMSRMLDYGMDHGDAVHLANAAVSEPWHEVATRLAEAQSTRAEATADRGDVETAVACYRRATASLIFAQMAFNTDHPAKRALYVRLTRAYQAAAELDTESRVERLSIPFRQSHCTAWFVSRSGARPGPTVVIVGGQSGWGPAFHQQAEALVRRGLSAVLLETPGQGDTRMAGGLHLDGTVDRAFSAALDAVRARTGYDGRYGVWGNSFGGLLAARAAVHDSRFGACCVNGATAKPEPLPFRTAREQSRALLGVDTDEAAAAVFRTLWLDPAVDHTSAAMLVLHGGNDPLVSLDQQKVFLDLSAHPTLRVWDDGDHTMYNHSAERTEFVCDWFRAQLCRG encoded by the coding sequence ATGGACACTCCCGTATCGGTGGAGGACCCGGCCAAGCTTCGGGCCGCGTTGCTGCGTGCCATGCCGATGTCCCGAATGCTCGATTACGGCATGGACCACGGAGACGCCGTCCACCTGGCCAACGCGGCCGTCTCGGAACCGTGGCACGAGGTCGCGACTCGCCTGGCCGAGGCGCAGTCGACCCGCGCGGAGGCGACCGCCGACCGCGGTGATGTCGAGACCGCGGTCGCGTGCTATCGCCGGGCGACGGCCTCCCTGATCTTCGCGCAGATGGCTTTCAACACCGACCACCCGGCCAAACGCGCGCTCTACGTCCGGCTCACCCGGGCCTACCAGGCCGCGGCCGAACTCGACACCGAGTCGCGCGTGGAGCGGCTGTCGATCCCCTTCCGGCAGAGCCACTGCACCGCCTGGTTCGTGAGTCGCTCCGGCGCTCGCCCCGGCCCCACGGTGGTCATTGTCGGCGGGCAGAGCGGTTGGGGCCCGGCCTTCCATCAGCAGGCCGAAGCCCTGGTCCGACGGGGACTGTCCGCTGTCCTGCTCGAAACACCGGGCCAGGGTGATACGCGCATGGCCGGCGGACTCCACCTCGACGGGACCGTCGACCGAGCTTTCAGCGCTGCCCTCGACGCCGTGCGTGCCCGTACCGGCTACGACGGCCGGTACGGGGTGTGGGGAAACAGCTTCGGTGGACTGCTCGCCGCCCGCGCCGCGGTGCACGACAGCCGCTTCGGCGCGTGCTGCGTCAACGGGGCCACCGCGAAGCCGGAGCCACTGCCGTTCCGGACCGCACGCGAACAATCGCGGGCGCTCCTGGGCGTCGACACCGACGAAGCCGCCGCGGCCGTCTTCCGCACCCTGTGGCTCGACCCGGCGGTCGACCACACGAGCGCCGCGATGCTCGTGCTGCACGGCGGCAACGACCCGCTGGTCAGCCTCGACCAGCAGAAGGTGTTCCTCGACCTGTCGGCGCATCCCACCCTGCGGGTCTGGGACGACGGCGACCACACCATGTACAACCACTCGGCCGAGCGCACGGAGTTTGTCTGTGACTGGTTCCGTGCCCAGCTCTGCCGTGGGTGA